The proteins below are encoded in one region of Anguilla anguilla isolate fAngAng1 chromosome 3, fAngAng1.pri, whole genome shotgun sequence:
- the LOC118222599 gene encoding uncharacterized protein LOC118222599, translating into MVAMPLGFYFVVCLLTLLLAVSVHCNNVPEGVSVECRDRYLWVSIEKPLADRLVQIEAFDDTGVYPITEKYKSECGYTCTYDDLTGNSILRASYLSCHTHNPTDEVFVFNFNLIIRDYDVMVSVPLSKTCTLSLPWSPREVICEHKYMEVSVRNMPCTSSGETSEIWGATLSVAHESATHAYKVLFLKGGEEVASMSIDDARMHGYVIDATEERIVFRAAYAQPDSEIKMINGIPVEVVHATVFFRRSWMVMIIDLTGACTTNLSSFDGERLLWETPMVLTPLMYNHSGFMSQQMRLGLEGQLLDMSTMNDWGYLLDIIGDSVWISVPYSAKGGYRWSFVQQNTYHEYYSVNLYYEHVFMDGSGRLTRFRQVKKLASPLLFQVPFTIDQTIIEEHHFTVYLGNFPYDVELLAVVLNGELFTVPEAILSGYPITNIPHSNGTHAYVIRVPFEDALVQKMYFSEGFLQYSLAINYTLNIMPQDPYYHSASVIAQIKDVFPPDFNGVCTETGIIFKMDHQKAGYLWEIGIGHYPLSTELAAQRGYILHNDSQSLILEVPVFTIGYIYEDISLTQFFGTFEILSRDAKTLEIQKSTAKRCLFKTDELIVCSPNGVVTVVASMTVTLPKTEPRRATLLDANCGPEEFDGTRVLFAFKVNTCGTRVMVDDSYVTYENEILVNRELLPEGAPVITRDADYRLTVRCHYPVNDVHQLFVDRKFKSETPGFGSVTQTSDSAKTTKYVPKQSTLPPHVPKRTTAPPTTVTTVSQKVTTEYVPVRYIRVTLG; encoded by the exons ATGGTTGCTATGCCTCTTGGGTTTTACTTTGT AGTGTGTTTACTTACTTTGCTGTTGGCAGTAAGTGTTCACTGTAACAATGTTCCTGAAG GGGTCAGTGTGGAGTGTCGAGATCGATATCTCTGGGTATCCATAGAAAAGCCACTTGCTGACCGTTTGGTCCAAATTGAAGCTTTTG ATGATACTGGTGTGTACCCAATCACAGAAAAGTATAAATCGGAGTGTGGTTACACGTGTACCTATGATGACTTGACTGGAAATTCAATCCTCCGGGCATCCTACCTGTCTTGTCACACTCACAATCCG ACTGATGAGGTCTTTGTCTTCAATTTCAACTTGATCATCAGGGACTATGATGTAATGGTTTCTGTCCCCTTgtcaaaaacctgcacactaTCACTGCCCTGGTCTCCCAGGGAGGTCATCTGTGAACATAAATACATGGAG GTCTCTGTTAGAAATATGCCCTGCACCTCCAGTGGCGAAACCTCTGAAATCTGGGGAGCTACCCTTTCTGTT gcTCATGAATCTGCCACACATGCCTACAAGGTTCTGTTTCTGAAGGGGGGTGAGGAAGTAGCTTCTATGTCAATTGATGATGCTCGTATGCATGGTTATGTGATTGATGCCACAGAAGAGAGAATCGTCTTTCGTGCAGCCTATGCACAGCCCGACTCGGAAATAAAAATG ATTAATGGGATTCCTGTTGAGGTGGTTCATGCAACAGTGTTCTTCCGACGAAGTTGGATGGTGATGATTATTGACTTAACAGGAGCTTGTACCACAA ATTTGAGCTCTTTTGATGGTGAAAGATTACTGTGGGAGACTCCCATGGTTTTGACCCCTCTGATGTACAACCACTCTGGATTTATGAGTCAGCAAATGCGTCTTGGTCTGGAAGGACAGCTCCTGGACATGTCCACAATGAATGATTGGGGCTACCTTCTGGACATTATTGGGGACTCTGTGTGGATTAGTGTCCCCTATTCTGCCAAGGGAGGATACCGATGG AGCTTTGTGCAACAGAACACCTACCACGAGTACTATAGCGTCAACCTGTATTATGAACATGTGTTTATGGATGGTAGTGGCCGTCTCACCAGATTCCGCCAAGTAAAGAAACTTGCCAGTCCCCTGCTGTTTCAAGTCCCCTTCACGATTGACC AGACTATCATTGAAGAACACCACTTCACTGTGTATCTGGGCAATTTCCCTTATGATGTGGAGCTCCTTGCAGTGGTCCTCAATGGGGAGCTCTTCACGGTTCCTGAGGCAATTTTAAGTGGCTATCCCATCACAAACATCCCTCACTCTAATGGAACCCACGCCTATGTTATCAGGGTTCCTTTTGAGGATGCTCTTGTACAAAAAATG tatttcaGTGAGGGGTTCCTCCAATATTCTTTGGCCATAAACTACACGCTGAATATCATGCCACAGGATCCTTACTACCATTCAGCTTCTGTAATCGCTCAGATCAAGGATGTGT TCCCCCCTGATTTTAATGGAGTCTGCACAGAGACTGGCATAATCTTCAAGATGGACCATCAAAAAGCAGGTTACCTGTGGGAGATTGGCATTGGACATTATCCTCTCTCAACTGAGTTGGCAGCACAGCGTGGCTACATTCTACACAATGACAGCCAGAGCTTGATTCTAGAGGTGCCGGTCTTCACCATTGGTTATATCTATGAG GATATTAGCCTGACGCAGTTTTTTGGGACATTTGAAATTCTGTCAAGGGATGCGAAGACGTTGGAAATCCAAAAATCTACAGCAAAGCGTTGCCTCTTCAAAACTGATGAGCTAATAG TTTGTTCACCAAATGGTGTAGTGACGGTGGTGGCCAGTATGACTGTCACGCTACCAAAAACGGAGCCGAGACGAGCCACACTTCTGGATGCAAACTGCGGGCCTGAAGAATTTGATGGAACCAGGGTTCTCTTTGCCTTTAAAGTGAACACATGTGGGACCAGGGTGATG gttGATGATTCCTATGTAACCTATGAGAATGAGATTTTAGTCAACCGTGAGCTTTTACCAGAGGGTGCGCCTGTCATCACCAGGGATGCTGATTACAG GCTGACTGTGCGATGCCACTATCCAGTCAATGATGTCCATCAACTGTTTGTGGACAGGAAGTTCAAGTCTGAGACGCCTGGTTTTGGCTCGGTCACACAGACTTCAGACTCGGCCAAAACCACAAAAT ATGTGCCCAAACAGTCCACCCTTCCTCCACATGTGCCCAAAAGAACTACCGCTCCACCTACCACAGTCACTACAGTCTCTCAAAAGGTTACAACCGAATATGTGCCTGTTCGGTATATTCGGGTCACTCTGGGATGA
- the LOC118224065 gene encoding uncharacterized protein LOC118224065 isoform X2 → MNDVSCHCTEKATASGTEHQQRQKNPHPVVLPTYSSRTLHHPSFLSLYMAVGPTQWNLQVPGYRGIALPAMIPSDFFYTDPTLPPGSRVSNGVTQLEAFECCQLNTPPPVMSIIADSPSRLDPFRARPYPTRDLGSQMWTWNSLSTFTSRTAQGQILEIIQISAEEDEAITSLLKLHYQSQLETASSDPWGNMTAQDLTVDDHQSL, encoded by the exons ATGAACGACGTCAGTTGTCACTGTACCGAGAAAGCCACCGCCAGCGGAACTGAACACCAGCAACGTCAAAAG AACCCACATCCAGTTGTCCTTCCGACATACTCCTCCCGAACTCTTCATCATCCCTCGTTTCTGTCACTGTACATGGCTGTGGGGCCTACGCAGTGGAACTTGCAAGTGCCGGGCTACAGGGGGATTGCTTTGCCAG CCATGATTCcctctgattttttttacactgaccCCACTCTACCCCCAGGGAGTAGAGTATCTAATGGGGTGACTCAACTGGAG GCCTTTGAGTGTTGTCAGTTGAACACTCCTCCTCCAGTCATGTCCATTATTGCAGATTCGCCCTCTAGATTAGACCCCTTCAGAGCCAGACCCTACCCCACCCGGGATCTTGGCTCCCAGATGTGGACATGGAACAGCCTGTCAACTTTCACATCCAGAACTGCACAGGGACAAATTTTGGAGATCATCCAAATATCTGCAGAGGAAGATGAAGCTATTACCAGCCTTCTGAAGCTGCACTATCAGAGCCAGCTAGAGACTGCCTCCAGTGACCCTTGGGGAAACATGACCGCTCAAGATCTTACAGTAGATGATCATCAGTCCCTATGA
- the si:dkey-38p12.3 gene encoding rho guanine nucleotide exchange factor 15, which translates to MSLPEPAPRSHTPLSSKPVPKSKPPVPSKPSHNGSDCPAVPKKCNETKNVGKVKKIVSKFTEQEIMDGGGRTGEMKSKGRPKRAPTIKPKPRRILQTGVQAPPLPLKMSRRVKMVKKEANEEVPGQGENVIISVREEGGQSAPDGKEVQREVQMDGGVGAEVEQDLEMTYNPHCEKDCSCPCHLERPGMRLVWVPVEAEDDEVDGTRDEEDKGAKPSEGEGGSGTEEEMEEEEEEEEEEEEVEEEEKEESGSSGVEEEGAQLGRAERAKFQEVLDIMMSEQTRRRSMETDVPQVVLTSYIPHISHTLPPSLRNATVEEEEDSVYDTTLEEIMLPLVKPNLASEMKPINPAKYTTKPRSRGRLSCPTDIHAEYNTELEPPLSQGTEDVPPAIPARVPIPMSLHPASVPRSSTLSQLSREERIAFHRSPLLQPAADRCLPSSPRLPHRLPPRSTSPLVPCRPPPQPPKSGPEGRRLSTLSIPSTQQPSDIEEDGESDREREDTLGEELGPKNLSRGVSVDLKTQLQDEPFYQTYRDTVIHKEIKRQTVCRSISKTSVDYQMDWGVRRGTDPEGRGRARGGSTQSTLWQDIPSVRDSGILQALSPVQRQHQESMFEVLTSEASYLRSLRVLTDHFMESRDLQDTLIVREKKTLFSNIVRVREVSERFLTDLEEQIEKSILISDICDIIYYHAQHNFPAYIDYVRNQIYQDQTYSDLMQKNAQFAAVISRLQESPQCQRLPFTSFLLLPFQRITRIKMLIENILKRTQEGTKEEETASKALAAVSKIIEECNTEVGKMKHTEELIHIAKTLEFDKLKAIPIISQNRFVAKQGDLQEMAKGVSLFNIRSKFTPVFLILFNDLLILTSKKSSERYVVIDHAHRSLVQVKVFDEASPGPGFDNCFWLILLENHQGRISERLLKAPTESDMHRWMAAFPDPDDPKRDVEEVVYEDWDCPQVQCVEPYIAQQADELTLEPAEIVNVIRKGNEGWYEGIRLSDGQKGWFPVGNVLEITNEHVRRRNLRERYRVIQAASTLSLGSKFRSGP; encoded by the exons ATGTCCCTCCCAGAGCCAGCCCCTCGCTCTCATACACCACTGTCCTCCAAACCTGTCCCCAAATCCAAGCCCCCTGTGCCAAGCAAGCCCTCACATAATGGTTCAGATTGTCCAGCAGTGCCAAAGAAGTGCAATGAAACGAAAAACGTGGGGAAGGTGAAGAAGATTGTGAGTAAGTTCACTGAACAGGAAATCATGGATGGAGGAGGGCGCACAGGGGAGATGAAGTCGAAGGGAAGGCCCAAAAGGGCCCCCACCATTAAACCCAAACCACGACGAATACTCCAGACGGGAGTGCAGGCCCCACCACTACCATTGAAGATGAGTCGCAGGGTAAAGATGGTGAAAAAGGAAGCCAATGAGGAGGTGCCAGGACAAGGAGAGAACGTGATCATCTCtgtcagagaggaaggagggcaATCAG CACCTGATGGCAAGGAGGTACAGAGGGAAGTGCAGATGGATGGTGGAGTGGGAGCAGAGGTAGAACAGGACTTGGAAATGACTTATAACCCCCATTGTGAGAAGGACTGCAGTTGCCCATGCCACCTTGAGCGGCCAGGAATGAGGCTGGTGTGGGTTCCTGTGGAGGCCGAGGATGACGAAGTGGATGGAACCAGGGATGAGGAGGATAAAGGCGCAAAACCAAGTGAaggcgagggagggagtggtacagaggaggagatggaagaggaggaggaggaggaggaggaggaggaagaggtggaagaagaagagaaagaagaaagtgGGTCTtcaggagtggaggaggagggggcccAGCTGGGCAGGGCAGAGAGGGCAAAATTTCAGGAAGTTTTAGACATCATGATGAGCGAGCAAACAAGGAGGAGGTCAATGGAAACTGATGTGCCCCAGGTTGTGTTGACCTCCTACATTCCCCACATCTCCCACACTCTACCTCCTAGTCTTCGTAATGCAACtgtggaagaggaagaggactcGGTATATGATACCACACTGGAGGAAATTATGTTGCCCTTGGTAAAACCAAATCTAGCATCAGAAATGAAACCCATAAACCCAGCTAAATACACCACCAAACCCCGTTCCCGGGGCAGACTGTCCTGTCCTACAGATATTCATGCTGAATACAATACAGAGCTGGAGCCGCCTCTGTCTCAGGGAACAGAGGACGTGCCCCCAGCCATTCCTGCACGGGTCCCCATTCCCATGAGCCTTCATCCTGCCAGTGTTCCTCGGAGCAGCACTCTGTCCCAGCTCTCCCGTGAGGAACGGATTGCCTTTCACCGCTCGCCCCTTCTGCAACCTGCTGCTGACCGCTGTCTGCCGTCCAGCCCACGCCTGCCTCACCGGCTTCCCCCACGGTCCACAAGTCCCCTCGTTCCCTGCCGGCCCCCTCCACAGCCCCCAAAATCTGGCCCAGAAGGCAGACGCCTAAGCACCCTGTCTATTCCATCCACTCAACAACCTAGCG atatAGAGGAGGATggtgagagtgacagagagagagaagacacaTTGGGAGAGGAGCT GGGTCCTAAAAATCTATCAAGGGGAGTGTCTGTGGACCTGAAAACTCAACTCCAAGATG AGCCCTTTTACCAGACGTATCGCGACACGGTCATCCACAAGGAGATCAAACGGCAGACAGTTTGCCGAAGCATTAGTAAGACCAGCGTGGACTATCAAATGGACTGGGGCGTTCGGAGGGGGACTGATCCGGAGGGAAGAGGCCGGGCCAGGGGGGGCTCCACACAGAGCACGCTGTGGCAGGACATTCCCTCAGTGAGGGACAGTGGCATCCTGCAGGCACTCAGCCCTGTGCAGCGGCAGCACCAGGAG AGTATGTTTGAAGTGCTGACCTCAGAGGCCTCATACCTGCGCTCCCTCCGGGTGCTTACGGATCACTTTATGGAGTCTCGTGATCTGCAGGACACACTCATCGTCCGGGAGAAGAAGACCCTCTTCTCCAACATCGTGCGCGTGCGTGAGGTCAGCGAGAG GTTTCTGACGGACCTGGAGGAACAGATAGAAAAAAGCATACTGATCTCAGatatctgtgacatcatctACTACCATGCCCAGCATAACTTCCCTGCCTACATTGACTACGTTCGTAACCAGATATACCAGGATCAGACCTACTCCGACCTTAT GCAGAAGAATGCACAGTTTGCGGCTGTGATTTCCCGCCTGCAAGAGTCACCACAGTGTCAACGGTTACCTTTCACGTCTTTCCTGTTGCTGCCCTTCCAGCGTATCACCCGCATCAAGATGCTTATTGAG AATATCCTTAAACGGACACAAGAAGGGACAAAGGAGGAGGAGACTGCCTCCAAAGCCCTGGCCGCTGTTTCTAAG ATCATTGAGGAGTGCAATACAGAGGTGGGGAAGATGAAGCATACGGAAGAGCTGATCCATATTGCCAAGACCCTGGAGTTTGACAAGTTAAAG GCCATTCCCATTATTTCCCAGAACCGTTTTGTGGCAAAACAAGGGGATCTTCAGGAGATGGCCAAAGGAGTCTCTCTATTCAATATCCGTTCCAAATTCACCCCAGTTTTCCTTATCCTCTTCAATGACCTCCTCATCCTTACCAGCAAGAAGAG ctcaGAACGGTATGTGGTGATTGACCATGCCCACCGGTCGCTGGTCCAGGTGAAGGTCTTTGATGAGGCTTCTCCCGGTCCAGGCTTCGATAACTGTTTCTGGTTGATCCTGCTGGAGAACCACCAGGGTCGCATCAGCGAGCGTCTTTTGAAAGCCCCAACCGA GTCAGACATGCATAGGTGGATGGCAGCTTTCCCTGACCCTGATGACCCAAAAAGAGATGTAGAGGAGGTTGTGTATGAGGACTGGG ACTGCCCACAGGTACAATGTGTAGAGCCATACATTGCCCAGCAGGCAGATGAGCTCACACTGGAACCTGCAGAAATCGTTAATGTTATTCGCAAGGGTAATGAGG GTTGGTATGAGGGCATCAGGCTGTCTGATGGGCAAAAGGGCTGGTTCCCTGTGGGCAACGTTCTAGAGATTACCAACGAGCACGTTCGAAGGCGCAACCTTCGCGAAAGGTACAGAGTCATCCAGGCAGCGAGCACCCTCTCCCTTGGATCTAAGTTTAGGTCTGGACCTTAG
- the LOC118224065 gene encoding uncharacterized protein LOC118224065 isoform X1, with the protein MQKCIAAPIGGLFFPSMNDVSCHCTEKATASGTEHQQRQKNPHPVVLPTYSSRTLHHPSFLSLYMAVGPTQWNLQVPGYRGIALPAMIPSDFFYTDPTLPPGSRVSNGVTQLEAFECCQLNTPPPVMSIIADSPSRLDPFRARPYPTRDLGSQMWTWNSLSTFTSRTAQGQILEIIQISAEEDEAITSLLKLHYQSQLETASSDPWGNMTAQDLTVDDHQSL; encoded by the exons atgcaaaaatgtattgcagCACCTATCGGCGGCCTATTCTTTCCAAGTATGAACGACGTCAGTTGTCACTGTACCGAGAAAGCCACCGCCAGCGGAACTGAACACCAGCAACGTCAAAAG AACCCACATCCAGTTGTCCTTCCGACATACTCCTCCCGAACTCTTCATCATCCCTCGTTTCTGTCACTGTACATGGCTGTGGGGCCTACGCAGTGGAACTTGCAAGTGCCGGGCTACAGGGGGATTGCTTTGCCAG CCATGATTCcctctgattttttttacactgaccCCACTCTACCCCCAGGGAGTAGAGTATCTAATGGGGTGACTCAACTGGAG GCCTTTGAGTGTTGTCAGTTGAACACTCCTCCTCCAGTCATGTCCATTATTGCAGATTCGCCCTCTAGATTAGACCCCTTCAGAGCCAGACCCTACCCCACCCGGGATCTTGGCTCCCAGATGTGGACATGGAACAGCCTGTCAACTTTCACATCCAGAACTGCACAGGGACAAATTTTGGAGATCATCCAAATATCTGCAGAGGAAGATGAAGCTATTACCAGCCTTCTGAAGCTGCACTATCAGAGCCAGCTAGAGACTGCCTCCAGTGACCCTTGGGGAAACATGACCGCTCAAGATCTTACAGTAGATGATCATCAGTCCCTATGA